In the Arenicella chitinivorans genome, TGTGGCTGGAATGGGTCTGCCGGCCGCCGCGATTATGACGGTTGCCGCGGGCGCGATTTTTGGTTTCTGGACCGGATTTATTCTGGTGTCATTTGCCAGCACCATGGGTGCGACGATCGCGTTCCTGCTGACCCGATACCTGTTTCACGATGCAGTGCAGCGCAAGTTTGGTGACAAGTTAGCCAAACTGAATGCCGGAATCGAACGCGAGGGCGCGATGTATGTGTTCAGTCTTCGCTTGGTGCCATTTATTCCATTTTTTGTGATCAACTCTGTACTGGCGCTGACCAAGTTGAAGGCGGTGACCTTTTACTGGGCCAGCCAAATAGGCATGTTGCTTGGCACGGCGGTGTATGTGAACGCTGGGACCCAGCTGGCCACGATCGAGACCATGGGCGATATTGTGGATATTCGTATCATTGCGTCATTTTTACTGTTGGCAGTCTTCCCGTTTATTGCCAAGCGGTTACTGCGACTAATTCGACCTGACAACACCGCGCTGGATGAGGAGCAAACGAATGCCTAAATACGAAGCAAATTTAGTGGTTATCGGCGCGGGCTCAGCCGGTTTGGTTAGTGCGTATATCGCCGCTGCGGTGAAGGCTAAGGTCATTTTGATCGAGCGACACAAAATGGGTGGCGACTGTTTGAATACTGGGTGTGTGCCAAGTAAGGCGATCTTGCGTTCCGCTAAAGTGGCCAGCTTGATGCGTCGAGCGGACGAGTTCGGTATCGAGTCGGTGCCGGTGAAGCCCGTGTTTAAGAAGGTGATGCAGCGGGTACAGGATGTGGTGGCAGCGATTGAGCCGCATGATTCGGTTGAACGATACACCGAGTTAGGTGTGGAGTGCGTAAAGGGTGATGCGCAGATAGTGGATCCGCACACGGTGCGTGTTGGTGAGCGTGAAATTACCACTAAAAGTATTATCATCGCGGCTGGTGCCAGCCCGTTTGTTCCGCCGATCGAAGGGCTGGATAAAATCAAATACCTCACGTCTGACAATATTTGGCAGTTAAATGAATGCCCAAAACGCTTGGTCGTTTTGGGTGGCGGACCAATCGGGTGCGAATTGAGTCAGGCGTTTTCCAAACTTGGCTCTGAAGTCACCATCGTCGAAATGGCCGACCAGATCATGGGGCGTGAAGATGGGGATGTGGTTGATGTGGTGAGTAAGCGGTTTGCTCAAGACGGAATTCGCGTTCTCACCGGGCATAGGGCAGTTAAGGTAAGTGATGGGCGCGAGCGACTATTGCATTGTGACACCGCGCAAGGGCAAATTGAAATCCCCTTTGACGCATTGTTGGTGGCGGTTGGACGCAAAGCGAATACCGAGGGAATGGCCTTGGACTCTCTGGGAATTGAATTAAACCAAAACGGTACGATCGACACGGATCAATATCTGCG is a window encoding:
- a CDS encoding TVP38/TMEM64 family protein → MKTKLILAAIFVALIVAFFAFDLGQLFTLENLKAQQAALSEYYTNNTLLIIAAFFLVYVAVAGMGLPAAAIMTVAAGAIFGFWTGFILVSFASTMGATIAFLLTRYLFHDAVQRKFGDKLAKLNAGIEREGAMYVFSLRLVPFIPFFVINSVLALTKLKAVTFYWASQIGMLLGTAVYVNAGTQLATIETMGDIVDIRIIASFLLLAVFPFIAKRLLRLIRPDNTALDEEQTNA
- the lpdA gene encoding dihydrolipoyl dehydrogenase, with amino-acid sequence MPKYEANLVVIGAGSAGLVSAYIAAAVKAKVILIERHKMGGDCLNTGCVPSKAILRSAKVASLMRRADEFGIESVPVKPVFKKVMQRVQDVVAAIEPHDSVERYTELGVECVKGDAQIVDPHTVRVGEREITTKSIIIAAGASPFVPPIEGLDKIKYLTSDNIWQLNECPKRLVVLGGGPIGCELSQAFSKLGSEVTIVEMADQIMGREDGDVVDVVSKRFAQDGIRVLTGHRAVKVSDGRERLLHCDTAQGQIEIPFDALLVAVGRKANTEGMALDSLGIELNQNGTIDTDQYLRTAVPNIFACGDITGPYQFTHAASHQAWYATVNALFGFLKKFKVDYRVIPWATFTAPEVARVGLSEADARQLNIDYEVTKYGIDDLDRAIADGEAHGFVKIITPRNKDKILGVTIVGHQAGDLIAEYVLAMKHNIGLNKILGTIHLYPSFSEANKYVAGNWKRAHQPQTLLKWVEKFHNWRRG